AAACCCGGGTACAAAAAGGGCGTTGACTCTGGCTTTTTTGAGTGTCGTCAAACTCTGAAGGGGGTTATCGCTCCGGCGTGACTTAACCGTCTCTGCTAGCTTTCAACCAGTTTGGAGAGCTGGCTGGAAGCAATGCTAATCGGCTTTTTTGGACGACAAAATTTAAATAAAGAACGTAGAATGTTGATTCGAAACCGTGGTCTTGGAGGAGTTGATGTGAGCTACAACCACGTTACGCCTGACATAGTTAAGGCGCTTGAAAGCATAGTTGGCAAGGAATATGTTTCAGCTGACATAGCGATGAGGCACAGTTACCTCTCAAAGGGAATTATGGGGCTCGAAGCCACAGTGCCTGAAGTTGTTGTGAGACCGAAGTACGTGGAAGAGGTACGGAAGATCCTTGTGCTCGCAAACGAGAACCACATACCTGTAACCCCGGCCGCGGGAGGACTAAGCGGAGGATACGCTGCCCCCCTAATCCAGCCGGGAGGAATACTCCTAGACCTTTCACGAATGGACCGCATAATAGAGGTCAACACCGATGCAAGATACATGGTGATTGAGCCGGGGGTAAGGAGCGGCAAGGTCTGGGCGTACTTCAGAAAGGCAATGTGAACGCATTGCCCTGAAAAATACTACCCAGACTGGGCACCCCCGGTTCCTGACGGAGCTCCACCAGCCGCAACGGTGGTAGGCGACGCTCTTGAAAGAGGATTCAGCTTGGTGACAGCTAGGTATGGCCCGCAGGCTGACATGGTCCTCGGCATGGAGGTCGTGCTCCCAACAGGTGAGATAATCAGGACTGGGAGCTGGTCTATACCGGGAGCAAAGCCTTTTTACAGGTGGGGTCCTGGGCCGAACTTTGACGGCCTCTTCCTAGGAGCACAAGGTACTATGGGCGTTGTCACCAAGCTGGCCATAAAGATAGTCCCACACCCGCAGTACAAGACGATAGTTGCTTACGGCATGGACAACCCGTACGACATGCAGGACTTCACGCTCGAGGTTTCGAAGTACGAGCTCGGCATAGCGGACCACATAGTGATGGTTCAGGGAGGGAACTGGCCGCTCGTTATGACCAGGTGGCCGAAGGAGAAGGTTCCAACCGACTACGAATTCTACAAGAAGCTTGGCATACCCCCGTGGTGGATGAACTTCGAGATATGGTGCCACAGCAAGGAGGAGCTGGACTTTACCGTAAACAAGATCCACGAGCTGGCTAAGGAGTACAATGCTAAGACGGGCCACGAGATAAAGGAGTGGAAGTTGCACCCCAAGCAGATAGCTAGCAGGCTTAAGAAGCCTAACAAGATAGCCATACCCTACTCGCTGTGGGAGGCGGGCTTCCTCTTCATAACGTGGTACACTCCGTGGAAGGACTGCGCCGAGTTCGCGGAGATATATAACCAGAAGCTTGTAGAGTACGGGTTCCCGCCAGTCATGTGGATAGCTAGCATTGACCACTGCAGGCAAGCCATATGCATGCCCATAGTCTGCTTCAACTACACTAACCCGGACGACGTGCGACGCGTGCAGGAAGTGAACAGAGTCACAACAGAGATATTCCTGGAGAAAGGATGGCTTAACTACAGGCCTGACCCGTACGTGCACGCCCCGCTGACGTTTGCTAGGGCGAAGGCGTACTACGACATGTTGCTGAAGTTCAAGAAAATCCTAGACCCGAACATGATACTCCACCCAGGAAGGCTCTGCATGCCTTAAACCACCCTTTACTCCTACTTCTTTTTAGAGAAACACTCTCAGCTCATGACGGCAGGTTTCCCCCTTTTCTACTAGTCTTTTTGCTGGTATTCCCGGGTTTGAAGTTGCTGTTAAGAGTGGGATTTTCCTTTTCCAGGAGTTGCGCCTTTGAAGGGTTTAGTGAAAAACGTGACTAGAGTATTGTTGGCTGTAGCGTGTCGTCTTTTTGATCGACAGTGCTGTAGGCTTCGTAGCGGCTTCTGCGTGCACGTTGTGCCTTCGAAGTTTGTGATGGCGGTGTGTTTTTGGGCGTTAGCTCTGCCTTACGTCATCCAGGTTTATGCTTCTTTTTTAGCCTATTGTTGCGGCTAGCAGTGGAAAGGTGCTCCAGTATATTTGGGGTGAAATGTACGCTTCGATCACCGCTGCGGTTGTGAACATGGCTGCGGATGCTAGTAGTGCTATCGCCAGCCTTCTTGACTTCAACATGTTTTTCGCTTGTTCTAGGAACATGTCGGGATTGTCTGCGGCTGGCGAGAGTGTTCTAGCTACTGAGAGGCCGATTGCTGTTGCAAGGATCGCCGCCGGTATTTCGATTACTCCGTGTGGCAGTATGGAGACGAGGAAGGGGTATCCGCCTTTTCCTCCAAGCCAGAGGAAGGTGACCGACTCGATCATGTAGAGGCCAGCTATCACGAAGGCTGTTGAAAGTATTTCGAGCGTGCAGAGGGAGTAGAGGGAAGACTTCACGAGCGTGGGGGTGAAGGGCGCTTCTTTGTGGACGAGCTTGTACATCGCTGCTGCAGTTAGGGGTATTACCAGCATTGCTATTGGTGTGAACTGGTCGTCGAAGAGCAAGTATTCCGCCACGAAAAACCCCGCCCCGAGAATGTACCATTCGACGCCACGTGTCCCACCCTTTGACGCTGCGCGGATGCCCATTACCACGATCCAGAATGCTAGTGCTCCTACGGCTGACAGAACGCACCTGTTGAGGTTATGGGTCAATATTATCGGGAGGTTGTTCTCCAGCATCCATGAGGGGACGTGGATTAGTAATGCCAAGAGCCGGGGTATTAGCGTGTAGTTGAGGTACAGCCAGTACTCTACTCCTTCAGGGGCTGCGATCTCTAATATCACCGCCTTAAAGAGCCACACTGCGGTGAAACCGGCTAGGTAGTAGAGGGTGAACGCTGTGAACGTGGTTACAACTAAGCCCGCGGCGAACGCTGCGGAGCTCAGAACCACGTCCCTTAACGTTAGCTTGAACAACTCCACTCTGGTTAGCGCCTCAACTTTCTCCAGAACGGGTTTTACCACTGGTGGCTTAGCCGGCCTAGCGTAATAAGCGATGTACGCTACGAGCATCGTCGAAAGAATCCATATTGGTAAGTCGAAGAAAGCCATGTACGCCATTTGGACTATAAAAGCGGAAAAGTAGTTTCCACTGAAGTATGACGCCGGCTCCATTGTTTCTGGGAGGGTTATGATAGGCCTGTTTACGGCTAGAACGCCCATGACCGGAGAAACTATGTAGGAAGGCACGTGTCCGACAAGGGGGGTGCTGACGGAGGGAATACTCCACGAGGCGACAGCTGCCACGAGCGCCGATACGGAGGCGATCCACTCGGGTTTAACTTCCTGTGTAGCAAAGTACCCTGCGGCTCCTCCTAGGAGGAGCTTGAGCGCCATGGTTACGAGGACTGTTAAGAAGACCCATATTGAGAGAGGTGTCAGGAGGGAGGGGGAGAGGGGTGGGAGGCCTTGTTGAAGTGCGAGGCTTGAGAGCTTTGGGTATACTGCAAGGGTGTAGTATATTGCAGTTGAGGCTAAGGGGAGGTCGTAGGTTCCCGTAATTAGAGCAGAAGCCGTCGAAAGGATGACGTAGAAGGTTATGAATGCAAGCGTGCCGAGAGAGATTCCTAAAGCTGTTGCCTCAGCTAGGTCAACACCTTTTAGCTCACGGATCTTTTCATAGAAGTTCACCACGAGAGAGTAGGATTTGTGGTAGAGGTTGAGGGCGAATTTTTCGAAGAGGGGTAGGAGGACTACTGCAAAAACGATGGACGCGGTGTTCGCGAGTGTTATCCTTAAGAGCATGTAGACGTTTACTCCTTGAAAAGAGGGTATTAGCGCTGAGGCTACTAGTCCGAGGAGGGGGTCTTGCGCTGAGAGGCTAACTATCAGGTTATGCCTTAAAACTTGCAGTGCTACATAGAAGTGTCCCTGCGTTAGCAAGCTGTAAGCTATGTTTCCTATTCTCTCCAGCGAAAGGAAAATGTTGAAGTATGTGAATGGGCCGACAACGTTTCTCATCAGCTTTTCTCCCAGGTCCACCTCCCCGCACTTCACGCCCCCTATTTTCGCAAGCCTTGACGATGCGAGGTAAGAGAACCTGTAGAGAAGCATTATGTATATGGCTATGTTGAGGCCAAACCCGCCCACTACTCCCATGTTGTAGTAGTTTTCCAATATTAAGCTGAAGGAGACTATGGCAGGCAGCGTGACCAAGCCTATTACTAAGTAGTCCTTAACGACGCCTACCCCTGAAACTGCATCAAGTGGATTAGCTGGGATCTTGGTGAAAACTACCGCCTTAGCTCTGTCCTTAAATGAGCCACCTAATTTCCTTTCAAATATTAGCAGCCTGATGAGTAAAGTAAATACTCCTAGGAAAGCTGAGAAAAGGGCGACGAACGCCCAAAGGATGAACGTGTGAAGCGTGCTGGCAGCGTACTGGGTTAGCAGCGTCAAAAAATGGAAGGCAAAGGCGCCCAGAAGGCTTTCAGTAGAATATATTAGGAACTCCTCGAAGCCCACACTATGGGTGGTGAGGCAGGATATCAACAAGTTCTCGTAGCTGACGTTCTCGAAGTGAGCTATAAGCACGTTGCCGGTGTTAAGCGCACCCACCGTCAGTGAAACCACGACCGCCGCGTCAACAAATGATTTGAACCTCCCCGCCCAACCCCTCACCAACGCCAGCATGGCAGCCAGGAACAGTGCGGGGGCCATGTTCAGCACCACAGTTAAAGCAACGTTCACCGTAAGCAACTCAAGCAGACCAGTCAAGTTCACAGAGGACCCCCACTACCTTTAACATAGGAAAACACGACTGCTCAAAATTTAGCATTTTTGTGGCGGCGTTGGCTATTAAGGAACAATCCCCGCCTGCAAGTTTCTAATCTGGAAGGTATTCTACTTATAAGCTTTTGTAGCTGTTACTCCTTCGCCGGCCGAAATAACGTGGTTTCACCGCTAACAACCAGTAGGCTCACATTCTCCTGATCTCCCGAATCATCCAGAGATCTATCACGCAGTAGTTATTAATAGTGCGGGTGGAAGTGAAAGGGTTAAAGCCGTTCCACTGGTGTCGTAGAGTTTTTGGTGTAGAACGAGAGGGAGGAGAGACCTAGATAGGGCGGATATTGCGGTGGATGCTACTGGTGCGAGCAAGAGCAACGAGCTCCCCTTTGTAGTTTTCCTTTGCAACAATCTTTGTCAGCGACCAGACTTCACTATTAGCCCTTGTAGTAGCCGAAAACCCCGGGTTACATATGGGAACATAGAATCCTAGGAAAGGAGGGGAGGGGCTGCTTTAAACCTCAAATTGCCCGTGTTTTCCCCTTCTCCAAAAGGATTTAACCGTCTAAGCTAAAATTTTTTGAGGGTGATGGTGTTGGCCGTTGAGTGGTGGCTTCTCAACATAATAGGATCCCTAATTCTCCTCGCTTTAGGCGTCATCTTGATGCTTGCTGACGCTAAGCTTGGAACAGGACTGGTGTCCCTTATAGGGGCAGTGTGCGCCTTCATGGCGGTTGTCATTCTAATCCCCACTCAAACACCCCCGCAAAACCAGGATTTTGTGATACTCGTGAGAAACGTGATGTTAGCGTGCAGCATTGTGGCCACAGGGTTCTTCCTCTTCGTGAGCTACAAGGCTTACGAGGCTAAGCGGCTTAGGGACAAAGTAGGCATAGATTCAATAGTCGGCGAGAGAGGGGTGGCGAAAACAGAGCTCAAACCTAAGGGGGTTGTCAACGTTAAAGGGGAGCTGTGGTCCGCTGTAACTGAAAGCGGCGAACAGGTTGCCGAGGGAGAGGAAGTCGAGGTGGTAGGGTACGAGGGGATAACACTCATAGTGAGGCCTGTGGGGAGGAGGACGGCGTTGAAGTGGAAGCCTAGTTGAGAATCGCGTAGGTTGGCGTCTCACTGCTGCTGAGACTGGGACGCCGTCTCGGTGTTTAGCTTTCATCCGGTAGGCTGTGCTAGGGCCTCCACCTGCCATCCCTGATCAAGTTTCCCGGAGTGCACAGTTTTATAATGTAGGGGTTTCTCGGGTTGCCGACGTAGACCCATGCCTCCTTTTCGCCTCCCCCAAGGAGGAAGACCTTAACCCTCTTCCTTATGAAAAGCGAGCCTGGGTCTGACTCGTCGTACCCCTCGTAGTAGTCTATCTGTTTTATGATGGACGCGAAACTACTTAACTTGAAGAGTTTCCCGTAAACCCTGAAGCCTTCGGGGTCCTCTATGAATACGGGGAACCAGCCAGCCTTGTAGAGCCGCCCTATGATGAAGCCGTCCTCCACGCTGGCAGGCTCGACACCCCACCTCCTCTTGAGAAACGAGGTGTCCATCAGAGTTCCATAGGCAAACAAGTAGTCGGTGTCAGCCAAAAGCTTGTGCACCCCCAGCGGGGGTTAGGCGTCAAATTAATAAATTTTTTGCAAGCTTAATTGTTTTACCTTTATAGTGTCTCCCAGGAAAGCCCCGGGGAGAAGGAGACCCCTTGATTGAGGGAATAATATTCGACATGGACGGCGTCCTGGTAGCTTTGAACGTGAGCTTGGAGGAAATGGTGAAGAAGGTTGAGGAAAAGTCTCAGGTTCAGGTGGAGCCTTTGGGGTTCCGCTGGGTGCTGGAGCGCGCTATGAAGGACAGGGAGTTTTACAGGGAGGTCATGGAGGCCTTAGATGAGCTTGAGGTGTCGGCTGTCAGGGAGCGCATGACTGTCTTTCCGGAAACCAAGAGAGTTGTAACTTACTTGGGAGAGCGTTACCCCTTAGTCCTCGTCACGCTGCAGGGGAGGAGGGCGGCTGAAATGGTGCTGGAGAAGCTGGAAATTAGGCGGTTCTTCAAGTTCGTGTTCACGAGGGAAGACTCTTTTTTCAGGAAGGAGCAGATAGAGAAGGCTGTCCAAGCCCTTGGAGTGGACAAGGAGAGAGTGCTCGTGGTTGGGGATAGAAGAAGCGACAAGGTGGCGGCGGAGGAAGTTGGGTGCAAAGTCGTCATAGTTAGGAGGAAAAAGCAGGCTGCAGTTGAAGGGGTCGACGTGATTAGCTCGCTCGACGAACTTCCAAAAGTGATAGAGCGCATGAGTAGAGGAGGCGGTGAGCTACCATAAAGTTTAAAGCCCAGTGCCCGGCACTTGAACCTTGACCTCCCAGAGGTGGTTAGTCTCATGGTCGATGCGCTGGAAAGGGTCAGGCGGCGCCTATCCCACCTCACGGTTGAAACAGGCATAGAAGTCATGGACGTCTCCTTCGCTTTGCTACTAGTCCTCACTATAATACTCTTCTTCCTCAACGTTATACTTCTCCCCAAAATTGTCATCTTCACCCGTAACCCCTATCTGAACGTTTTCGGCGCCTACTACGCTCTTCAGCGCCTAGCACTAAATGATGAGCTCCTAGCCTTCTTTTCCGCCCTCATAGCTGCTCCAACACCACTAACACTTTTCATCGCGCTTCGCATAAGGCGCTTCAAGGATAGCGCAAACTTCGGCGAAGCATGGAGCAAAACAGTGAGCTCGCTGAAGCCGGAGGAGGGCGGGTTAAGGGGAAAGGCAACCATGGCACTAGTAGTTCTAGCGATAGCGCTAATTGTAGCCCCATTCGCGGCCATAACCACCCTTCAACCGATAATAGTGGACTACGCCCTCTCAAACCTCGCCCCCCAATGGTACCAGTTCAACGTGACAAGCATCACCCTATCACTAATCTTAGCGTACGCGGCATCAAAGCTAAAGAGAGAAACTGAGGGTAAAGAAATATCACAAAACATGGAAAAACAACGCGGGAAAGCAAGTTAGAGGGGCAAGCCACGACGCGCGCATCCCGCAACATAAGTTTCAAGGTTCACATAGAGGTAAATACGTAACCCTTCCTTACCATCAAAGCTGTTGCGTTAAGACGCACTCCGCCATGCCAGCCGATTTCACCTACCATCTGGGAATTCTCTTGAGGGCATCCTCAATCACCCATGCCGGGATCTTAACTTTTGATAGTTCCTCCACCTTTCTGGACAAGAACTCGGCCACCTCACCCAAACTAGCGTTCGGCTTAACCTCTCCCATCATGCTCACAGCTATTCTAGCAGTAGCCTTATCCACCCCAAGCTCCTCAAGCACCCTCACCAAAAACTCATACCACTCTCTCCAGCCCTTCATCACACACCACCCCAGCAAAACCTCATTTCACCCCTTCAATATAAAACTCCACATAGCCACAACCCTCATGCACATACCACCCGAAAATCATTTCCACCGCAAAAACATTCCACCCTTATTATGAAAGTACATCCACCAGAAAAACGCACCCCCACAACCACAAAACACCTTCCCTCACCACACCCAAACAAAGATAACAGAACAATAGAAGAGGATACTGAGGAAAAACCATCCATCTCCTCTAATAAGGTCACTGAGTTACGCCATACCAATATCCACTCTAACAGGCAACCCCTTTAACCAGACCAACACTAAAGTACCGAGGCCTCATCCAATCACTATGATGTAGTCTGGTGAAACGCACATAAAAGCCCTCACATAACCAGGCTATCTTTAAATAACAGCCAGGCCAACTTAGAGATTCTGACGCTCATTTCACCAACAACCCCACCACAAATGCTTCAACTCTTAATTAAAAACGACCCCATTTCCGCAACATTCTTGGCTGCATCCATCTCCTCCATCTAACACAAACCCGCACAAAATACTAAAACAAGCGATTCGTTATACCGTTAATTACTATGTTTTTATAGAAAAACATAATCATGTTGTACGTTCTAACCACAAATGTATATTCCCTTCACTTAAAGCTCTAGCCATTATTTCATAGTATAATTTCTCTGCAGCCCCACGTCTAACATTGCACTTGTTATGAGCTATAAGGATAAGTAAAGGCTCATCCATTCCCGGCATAGTCCATACATGGCTGATTATGCTCAAAATTCGGCTAAATTTCTCGGAAATCTCCTGCTCACCGAGATCCTTGAAGGATGCATACTCTACTCTAAATATCCTCCCTCTCAGGAGAGGTTTATAATAAGAGTAGTAAACTCTTAGCCCTTTACTTTTATATACACTGTAAGTCAACGCACTTTTACTTCCGTCTTCACACCCATCTTCATAATTTTCTGGAAGCGTATATACTGGAGAGGATTCTGCCTTAGCGGCGTCAAACATCACCGTCGAAAGTAAGTCAAGATCGTTTATAAATTCTGTAAAATGATCTTTTCCAATCTTATTTTTCAGAATGTTGAGGTAGTTGCTTCCCATAACCCTTTTAACAAACCCAACAACGTTTATCCCCTTATCATAACAATATCGTAATGCATCTACTCTCTCTTCAACATACCTTTCATCACCATACAGCGGCGGATCGATCACAGGGCCATCAATTAAGATGTAAGATTCACCTCCGCTTAACATGTTTGCCAATTTTCTGAGTGCTTTTATCTCTCCAAGCATCATAAGTACCTCTGATTCTTGGTTAACCGCTATTTCGTCCACACTCTCCAGCGGCTCTATGCTTCCATCAACTTTTATTACAGGATGCAAGGTAAACCCCTTCTCAGCAATCACTTGAGAAATACCAAGTATAACATACCATCTCCCTCCAATCCCCCCTACAACTTGAAAACTGCCGTCAACAGCTCCTATTGGAGTTGCCTTCAGCCTGCCGACTTCTTCACTTTCTCTAATTGGCATTTATTGGTGTTCATTTTCATTTAAATTTAAAAATATCTTTATAAAACAATCAGTTTAAATTTGCTTTGAGAATCAAAGCGTAACAATCGACTAGAGTTAGAACAAGATTTTTTTTGGCGCGCGAAAAAATCTTTACGAAATTCGTGTCCCCTTTGGTTTTCAATTCGCGTGAAATTGTGTTCAGATTAATGAACTGATAAACACACAATGTTTTGCTGGTGGAAGAGAGATACGCTAAAGCTTTATTTTAATAACAACGGAAAGATGGCAGTAGTTATGAGTAATTATAATGTGCTTTTAGGGGCTTTGGTTATGATTAGAACAAGTGGAAAGATACATAAAAATATGTGTTTGTTAGGTGAGGTATCCTGACTGTAGAAGGGAAGTTTATCGCAGGAATAGCTTAGCTAAACTCTCTATATTATTATACTACAACAGATTTTCGGTCTAACAATTAGCATCCCCGAGCTTTATCGCTGGGAGGATAGCATAAGAATACTATTCAAGATTATGGTTGAAGAAATACCTCTCATTCGCTTTGTCGATAAAATCTTTGAGTAGACTGAGTGACGGTTAATTATCAATTAACTGAAGAAGTAGGAGCCCGAAGTAGATTACGAGGTACTTAAAGAAGGTCCGAACAAGCTTTAAAGAATTGGTCAAAGATTTTGAGCACGTTCTAGAGATTTTAGGTCAACTTTCTTTTTTCTTTTGGTCTATAAAACATGTACCTTGCAAGTTTTATGAAAAGGTGCACCCAAGGATCGATCAATATGGAGTTTTTAGAAGTAAGCTTCGGGCCTAACGTGATTCAGAGGGGATATCATTCGACGAAAAACCGGATTTTTATAAGGACTATATGGTTTAGTGTCGGCCTAAATACAACACTAAGTCAGAGAAAAAGAGCACGTGTAGACTTGAATAAAGTCAAGGCAGGTTCTTTGGAGGAGCAACATGCATGTTAAACGAAGTCGTATGGGAGCATCCAGCTGACGCAAATTTAGAAAAACTGAATAGCTCTCGGTCTTCCACAAATTAAAAGAGAATATATGACAAATTTAACTATGCGAGGTAAAAGTTAACAAAGAAAAACTTATATAAAACTTATTATATAAAGATCAATTGCAGAGGAACCTTTTAAGCAACTGAAAGCAGTACCAAGATCGACAAAACTAACTTATTATAGTTTATCTTTTTACAGGTTTGATGAAAATCGACCTTGTTCGGTGATAACTTCATTAGACTGCGCGTATGGTGGAAGTAATGTCAAGCTACGATAAAATTCCCGGCTTTGAATACTGGAACATTGATGCATGGTTAAACTTTATTAAAAGCTACGTGTTACCTCTGCATATTTCAATATCTAAATTGTTAAAATTGAGAGAGTTTATTTTGACAGCAGTTGGAACAAGCGGTGAAGTTACTCTTTCTGAGGTGGAGAGAGAGCGAAACGACATTTTGCCATTTTTGTTGGGCGGAATCAAAGAAGATGGAACGTACAAAGACAATAGTTTAGCGAATTTTACTAGACTCGCCTTTGGAATATACGTAGATCCTAAGGCATGGGCGGCTTTAGAGATGGAGGAAGGATTAAAGGCTTCTGATTACGTGGTCGTAGAAGTTAGGAACACACAGTTTATGAAGTTTTTAAGTGAACTAGAGAGAACAATTTTACGTATACTTGGGATAGCTGGGGTGGAACCTAAAGAGGTCTTAGAAAGCGAAATTGCAGAAGTCGTCCAGAAACCAGGAGAAGAATTGCCGAAAATAATGGGATCACTATACAGGGAGTGTTTACAGGTAAGCGCTAACTACAATTACTACACTTTTTTCGCACTAAGCACTAGGGCAATTCTGTTTAAACTTATGGAAAAAGCTTACCCTAAACTAGCAAGTAACCTTAACTCCTTGAGGAATTTTCTTGGTCTCAAAAAAATATTTGAGCCAAAGATAAATGAAAGTGAAAAGAGAGAAAAGTATTCCATTTGGAGCCATTTAGAGAATAGTCTTTGCGATTGTCTCTATAATCTAAATCAGTTAATTTGGAAGTACTTCGCAGATGAAAGCGTTAAAAAAGTTTTAAGTTTCGTTTCACCCTCTGTGAAAGACTTAAGACAGGAGTTTGTTCAAAAAGCACGGCAAAAACTGGAAGAAATAGGACAGCAGTTCCCTGATTGCATTTTCAAGTTGACAAGCTCGTATAAAAAGACGTATACTATTTCAGGCCTTATGGTAATAAAGGAAGAGGAGATCATAAGTTATCGTAATAGAGAAAAAGGGGAATGCAATATCAGTCTTTTTAAGTTGCTTGATGACCTATCGTTGGCGCTATTTTTTGATCTAATTACATTAGTAAAAATAACAGACGGAGAATTGGAGATAGAAAGAAAGTAACAGTGGAGGTAATAAGTAGAATGCTTACATGGAGAGAAAAAACGTTAAATAAAGAATATTTGAGGGAAGAGAAGGAAAAAAAGAGGGATGAGAAAGGAAAGAAGTTAAACGCGACCGTTAAGGGGAAAGAGGGGGGAACAGTTTCTGAGGAAGGAGAAGATATTAAGTTTTTGCCTTTGAAATTAGAAGAAGTTCCGAAACTTAAAGTAGAAAGATGCAAGTTAGAAGAAATTCCTATGATTAAAATTAAAAAAGAAGAAAGAGTTGTCTCGGTGCCCATACTTGTTCTTCAAGAGCCCTCCTTTGAGTTTAGGGAGCATAAGTTGGATTGTGAAGTATATCGTGCAGAGAAAGTAGGGAGGATTGCGGTTCCGATAATTAGTGTGAATCCTCCTCCTAAACTCTCCATTTTAATTAAGGAATTTGATACAGAAATAAGAAAGCCTATGAAGAGAACGCCCGTTTATTGGGGAAGTGTAAAAGTGCCTATTTATTGGAGAGGTGTAATTGTTTCGCCCGAGCATCTTTTAGAAAGCTTTGATTCGACTATTAGTGAAGAGGTTGTGAAACGTTTAGGATTGAAAAAGATACCGTTGGCTGATTTTCCTAGAGAAAAGGTGGGAGAGTCTAAGGCTGGGGAACCGACCTCTGGTGGCGGAGAAGAACTTCAAGACTTCCTTGAAATTGCCTTTGAGGGTGAGGGAGGTAGAATTGCTGGCAGAGGCCCAAAAATAATTTTATTCAAGGACTTTGAAGACGACAGCTATGTTAACTTCCTTGAAAGCATATGTTTAAGGATTTATCGTGAGAGGGTTGGTGGTGAGCCTAAGCCTGTGAAAATACGAAAGATTGACGACATGAACAAAAGAGAAGTGGAAAAATGGTTGGAAGCTGGTGGAAAAATATTTACTGTTGACTTGGAACAAAATGAAATGCCGGATGAGACCCATCTATGGGAAAGGTTAGAGGAAACTTATTCTGAAAAATTAGGGTTCATAATATTTGCTG
This window of the Candidatus Jordarchaeales archaeon genome carries:
- a CDS encoding gamma-glutamylcyclotransferase family protein, with product MHKLLADTDYLFAYGTLMDTSFLKRRWGVEPASVEDGFIIGRLYKAGWFPVFIEDPEGFRVYGKLFKLSSFASIIKQIDYYEGYDESDPGSLFIRKRVKVFLLGGGEKEAWVYVGNPRNPYIIKLCTPGNLIRDGRWRP
- a CDS encoding DNA double-strand break repair nuclease NurA — its product is MPIRESEEVGRLKATPIGAVDGSFQVVGGIGGRWYVILGISQVIAEKGFTLHPVIKVDGSIEPLESVDEIAVNQESEVLMMLGEIKALRKLANMLSGGESYILIDGPVIDPPLYGDERYVEERVDALRYCYDKGINVVGFVKRVMGSNYLNILKNKIGKDHFTEFINDLDLLSTVMFDAAKAESSPVYTLPENYEDGCEDGSKSALTYSVYKSKGLRVYYSYYKPLLRGRIFRVEYASFKDLGEQEISEKFSRILSIISHVWTMPGMDEPLLILIAHNKCNVRRGAAEKLYYEIMARALSEGNIHLWLERTT
- a CDS encoding FAD-binding oxidoreductase — its product is MVTARYGPQADMVLGMEVVLPTGEIIRTGSWSIPGAKPFYRWGPGPNFDGLFLGAQGTMGVVTKLAIKIVPHPQYKTIVAYGMDNPYDMQDFTLEVSKYELGIADHIVMVQGGNWPLVMTRWPKEKVPTDYEFYKKLGIPPWWMNFEIWCHSKEELDFTVNKIHELAKEYNAKTGHEIKEWKLHPKQIASRLKKPNKIAIPYSLWEAGFLFITWYTPWKDCAEFAEIYNQKLVEYGFPPVMWIASIDHCRQAICMPIVCFNYTNPDDVRRVQEVNRVTTEIFLEKGWLNYRPDPYVHAPLTFARAKAYYDMLLKFKKILDPNMILHPGRLCMP
- a CDS encoding stage II sporulation protein M — protein: MNLTGLLELLTVNVALTVVLNMAPALFLAAMLALVRGWAGRFKSFVDAAVVVSLTVGALNTGNVLIAHFENVSYENLLISCLTTHSVGFEEFLIYSTESLLGAFAFHFLTLLTQYAASTLHTFILWAFVALFSAFLGVFTLLIRLLIFERKLGGSFKDRAKAVVFTKIPANPLDAVSGVGVVKDYLVIGLVTLPAIVSFSLILENYYNMGVVGGFGLNIAIYIMLLYRFSYLASSRLAKIGGVKCGEVDLGEKLMRNVVGPFTYFNIFLSLERIGNIAYSLLTQGHFYVALQVLRHNLIVSLSAQDPLLGLVASALIPSFQGVNVYMLLRITLANTASIVFAVVLLPLFEKFALNLYHKSYSLVVNFYEKIRELKGVDLAEATALGISLGTLAFITFYVILSTASALITGTYDLPLASTAIYYTLAVYPKLSSLALQQGLPPLSPSLLTPLSIWVFLTVLVTMALKLLLGGAAGYFATQEVKPEWIASVSALVAAVASWSIPSVSTPLVGHVPSYIVSPVMGVLAVNRPIITLPETMEPASYFSGNYFSAFIVQMAYMAFFDLPIWILSTMLVAYIAYYARPAKPPVVKPVLEKVEALTRVELFKLTLRDVVLSSAAFAAGLVVTTFTAFTLYYLAGFTAVWLFKAVILEIAAPEGVEYWLYLNYTLIPRLLALLIHVPSWMLENNLPIILTHNLNRCVLSAVGALAFWIVVMGIRAASKGGTRGVEWYILGAGFFVAEYLLFDDQFTPIAMLVIPLTAAAMYKLVHKEAPFTPTLVKSSLYSLCTLEILSTAFVIAGLYMIESVTFLWLGGKGGYPFLVSILPHGVIEIPAAILATAIGLSVARTLSPAADNPDMFLEQAKNMLKSRRLAIALLASAAMFTTAAVIEAYISPQIYWSTFPLLAATIG
- a CDS encoding HAD-IA family hydrolase, with amino-acid sequence MIEGIIFDMDGVLVALNVSLEEMVKKVEEKSQVQVEPLGFRWVLERAMKDREFYREVMEALDELEVSAVRERMTVFPETKRVVTYLGERYPLVLVTLQGRRAAEMVLEKLEIRRFFKFVFTREDSFFRKEQIEKAVQALGVDKERVLVVGDRRSDKVAAEEVGCKVVIVRRKKQAAVEGVDVISSLDELPKVIERMSRGGGELP
- a CDS encoding NfeD family protein, whose translation is MVLAVEWWLLNIIGSLILLALGVILMLADAKLGTGLVSLIGAVCAFMAVVILIPTQTPPQNQDFVILVRNVMLACSIVATGFFLFVSYKAYEAKRLRDKVGIDSIVGERGVAKTELKPKGVVNVKGELWSAVTESGEQVAEGEEVEVVGYEGITLIVRPVGRRTALKWKPS
- a CDS encoding FAD-binding protein translates to MIRNRGLGGVDVSYNHVTPDIVKALESIVGKEYVSADIAMRHSYLSKGIMGLEATVPEVVVRPKYVEEVRKILVLANENHIPVTPAAGGLSGGYAAPLIQPGGILLDLSRMDRIIEVNTDARYMVIEPGVRSGKVWAYFRKAM